A stretch of Metabacillus sp. FJAT-52054 DNA encodes these proteins:
- a CDS encoding YmaF family protein, giving the protein MRVVFAPPDFPSHSHVFLIETSESEGHTHVMDGFTKPVNGNAFDGHFHFFSGISSFDEGHYHRFYGKTGPAIPLPDGTHYHSMSGRTYFNYNKPPGMTTGGVQYAEGGIERHFHLFDGMTGNPVGVDQPAWYRWNPLWP; this is encoded by the coding sequence ATGAGGGTGGTTTTTGCTCCGCCGGATTTTCCGTCTCACAGTCATGTGTTTTTGATCGAAACGTCTGAAAGTGAGGGCCATACGCATGTAATGGATGGTTTTACAAAGCCGGTGAATGGAAACGCTTTTGATGGGCATTTTCATTTTTTCAGCGGGATCAGTTCATTTGATGAAGGGCACTATCACCGTTTCTACGGCAAAACCGGGCCAGCCATCCCGCTGCCGGATGGAACGCACTACCATAGTATGTCGGGCAGAACGTACTTCAATTATAATAAACCTCCAGGCATGACTACCGGAGGCGTGCAGTATGCTGAAGGCGGTATTGAACGCCACTTTCATTTATTTGATGGAATGACAGGGAATCCGGTCGGTGTCGATCAGCCGGCTTGGTATAGATGGAATCCGTTATGGCCATAA
- the miaA gene encoding tRNA (adenosine(37)-N6)-dimethylallyltransferase MiaA encodes MQEKQKVIVIIGPTGVGKTKLSLEAAHKLNGEIISGDSMQIYKGMDIGTAKIRQNEMEGIPHHLIDIKNPDESFSAADFQKLARASIEDIASRGKMPIVAGGTGLYIQSLLYDYQFSEQPSDPEFRLRMENMAEEKGAEYIHSLLIEADPESAERIHPNNQRRVIRALEIFHASGKTMTDQLESEYRAEHYQSAIIGLTMDRETLYYRINQRVDKMLDEGLLEEVTGLYQDGLKTGQAVQAIGYKEIYRYLDGEISLEEAVEQLKQNSRRYAKRQLTWFRNRMDVKWYDMTPPAQSEQKLDEIFTYIAGKLHL; translated from the coding sequence ATGCAGGAAAAACAAAAAGTAATCGTCATTATTGGACCAACTGGAGTCGGAAAAACGAAACTTAGCCTCGAAGCTGCCCATAAGCTGAATGGAGAGATTATCAGCGGCGATTCGATGCAGATATATAAAGGAATGGATATTGGGACCGCCAAAATACGCCAGAATGAGATGGAGGGCATCCCCCATCATCTGATCGATATAAAAAATCCGGACGAGAGCTTTTCAGCTGCGGATTTTCAGAAGCTTGCGAGAGCCAGTATTGAAGATATTGCTTCAAGAGGGAAAATGCCGATTGTGGCTGGCGGAACTGGGTTATACATCCAGTCACTGCTGTATGATTATCAATTTTCAGAGCAGCCTTCAGACCCTGAATTCCGTCTTCGTATGGAAAATATGGCAGAGGAAAAAGGGGCAGAGTATATCCACTCGCTTCTAATAGAAGCGGACCCTGAATCGGCTGAACGCATCCATCCGAACAATCAGAGAAGAGTGATCAGAGCTTTAGAAATTTTTCATGCCTCAGGGAAAACCATGACAGACCAGTTGGAAAGTGAGTACCGGGCGGAACATTATCAATCTGCAATTATAGGGTTGACGATGGACCGTGAAACCCTGTACTATCGAATTAACCAGCGGGTTGATAAGATGCTTGATGAAGGACTGCTTGAGGAAGTGACAGGCCTGTACCAAGATGGATTGAAAACAGGACAGGCTGTTCAAGCGATTGGATATAAAGAAATCTACCGGTATCTTGATGGTGAAATCTCTTTAGAAGAAGCTGTTGAGCAGCTAAAGCAAAACTCGAGGAGATATGCAAAACGCCAGCTTACATGGTTCCGGAATCGAATGGACGTCAAATGGTACGATATGACTCCTCCGGCCCAATCCGAACAGAAGCTTGACGAAATTTTTACATATATAGCAGGAAAGCTTCATCTTTAA
- the hfq gene encoding RNA chaperone Hfq, with product MKQAINIQDQFLNQLRKDGIFVTVFLLNGFQLRGLVKGFDNFTVLLETEGKQQLIYKHAISTFAPQKNIQLETE from the coding sequence ATGAAACAAGCAATCAATATTCAGGACCAATTTTTGAACCAGCTGCGCAAGGACGGAATTTTTGTCACTGTTTTCCTTCTTAACGGATTCCAGCTGAGAGGGCTGGTAAAAGGATTCGATAATTTTACTGTACTGCTTGAGACTGAAGGCAAGCAGCAGTTGATTTATAAGCATGCAATTTCAACGTTTGCACCGCAAAAGAACATTCAGCTTGAAACGGAATAA
- the spoVK gene encoding stage V sporulation protein K gives MDQAVTYKNNGQINIILNGQTKAGKESEGKGYDLVLPKTDFKHAILRQIEEEMGTLVGMEEMKRNIKEIYAWIFVSQKREEQGLKAGKQALHMMFKGNPGTGKTTVARLIGKLFCQMNVLSKGHLIEAERADLVGEYIGHTAQKTRELIKRSLGGILFIDEAYSLARGGEKDFGKEAIDTLVKHMEDKQHEFILILAGYSKEMDQFLAINPGLHSRFPLVIDFPDYSVDQLMDISKRMIEEREYVWSREAEWKLRDHLMSVKSMTQPSKFSNGRFIRNIIEKSIRAQAMRLLMADKYNRDELITIKAQDLIVREEKPL, from the coding sequence ATGGATCAGGCAGTTACTTATAAAAATAACGGACAAATCAATATTATCCTAAATGGCCAGACGAAAGCAGGCAAGGAATCGGAAGGCAAGGGCTATGACCTCGTTCTGCCTAAAACGGATTTTAAGCACGCCATTCTCAGGCAGATTGAAGAGGAAATGGGCACACTTGTAGGTATGGAAGAAATGAAGCGGAATATAAAAGAAATTTACGCCTGGATCTTTGTCAGCCAAAAGCGTGAGGAACAAGGGCTAAAAGCAGGAAAACAGGCGCTTCATATGATGTTCAAAGGGAATCCGGGAACTGGAAAGACTACGGTCGCCCGGCTGATCGGAAAGCTGTTCTGTCAAATGAACGTGCTTTCCAAAGGGCATTTGATTGAAGCAGAGAGGGCGGACCTAGTAGGAGAATATATCGGGCACACCGCTCAAAAAACGAGAGAATTAATTAAGAGGTCGCTTGGCGGGATTTTATTTATCGATGAGGCTTACTCCCTCGCAAGGGGTGGAGAGAAGGATTTCGGTAAAGAAGCAATAGACACCCTCGTCAAGCACATGGAAGACAAACAGCATGAATTTATCCTCATTCTTGCCGGTTATTCCAAAGAAATGGATCAATTTCTTGCAATCAATCCCGGTTTGCATTCCAGATTTCCGCTCGTTATTGATTTTCCTGACTATTCAGTTGACCAGCTGATGGATATTTCCAAAAGAATGATTGAGGAGAGGGAATATGTATGGAGCCGGGAAGCGGAATGGAAGCTGAGAGATCATTTAATGTCCGTTAAGAGCATGACACAGCCATCAAAATTCAGCAACGGCCGGTTTATAAGGAATATCATCGAAAAATCAATTAGAGCGCAGGCTATGAGATTGTTAATGGCTGATAAATACAATCGGGATGAATTGATAACGATTAAAGCTCAGGATTTGATCGTTCGGGAAGAGAAGCCGCTTTGA
- a CDS encoding sugar ABC transporter substrate-binding protein: MIKRNWGSAAKIIIIAIVLSLAGCGQSGEGKVKLDFMWFSDGGEGEVMKEIIKKYEKQNPDVDINLVEIAFKDVKTKLKTMIAGGKPPALVRINDTYEFADYAIDLTDYVGDQEKFISQFEDSIKPFYVIDGKIIAAPMDVTANGMYYNKDLFRKAGVKVPQTPEEIWTWDEFTAALKKVKEKGDARYPMVWDSSGHRWSTMMYEYGGSLFNENLTKAAVNSPASVRALTDFRNMHKEGLIPDSVWLGGENPNNLFRSGTVAVHLAGNWMMGSYKDITHFKWGVTYLPKDEKRSSVPGGKYVMGLKNTGVEKETAKFIQYLSTKEVNAEYIEKSLFLSARKDNKELNYPLDDHMFDVFTDEFKNTSPQAAKDWSNQQVMNKNAGDLTTGIAKALKGESTPREALDEVAKIFDDTIEQNKKQP; encoded by the coding sequence TTGATCAAGAGAAACTGGGGCAGCGCTGCGAAAATCATCATCATTGCAATCGTGCTCTCGCTTGCCGGATGCGGTCAATCAGGAGAAGGAAAAGTAAAGCTTGATTTCATGTGGTTCTCTGATGGCGGAGAAGGAGAAGTCATGAAGGAAATTATCAAAAAATATGAAAAGCAGAATCCGGATGTTGACATCAATCTGGTGGAAATTGCCTTCAAGGATGTTAAAACGAAATTAAAAACAATGATAGCAGGCGGAAAACCGCCGGCATTGGTTCGGATAAATGATACATATGAATTTGCTGATTATGCAATTGATTTAACTGATTATGTAGGAGATCAGGAGAAATTCATCAGTCAGTTTGAGGATTCCATCAAACCTTTTTATGTCATTGATGGAAAAATTATTGCAGCCCCCATGGATGTAACAGCCAATGGAATGTATTACAACAAGGATCTTTTTAGAAAAGCGGGAGTAAAGGTTCCGCAGACTCCGGAGGAAATTTGGACGTGGGATGAGTTCACTGCAGCTTTAAAAAAGGTAAAAGAAAAAGGGGACGCACGCTATCCGATGGTCTGGGATTCATCAGGACACCGCTGGTCGACCATGATGTATGAGTACGGCGGCAGCTTGTTTAATGAAAATTTGACAAAGGCAGCGGTAAACAGCCCCGCATCTGTAAGAGCGCTAACTGACTTCAGGAACATGCATAAGGAAGGCCTTATCCCGGATTCCGTATGGCTTGGCGGCGAGAACCCGAATAACCTGTTCCGCTCAGGTACAGTCGCGGTCCATTTAGCTGGAAACTGGATGATGGGCAGCTATAAGGACATTACCCATTTTAAATGGGGTGTGACTTATTTGCCAAAAGATGAGAAGCGGTCTTCCGTTCCAGGAGGAAAGTATGTAATGGGCTTAAAGAATACCGGAGTTGAGAAAGAGACCGCTAAATTCATTCAATATTTATCAACTAAGGAAGTAAATGCAGAGTATATTGAAAAGTCTTTATTCCTAAGTGCCAGAAAAGATAACAAAGAACTGAATTATCCGCTCGATGATCATATGTTTGATGTGTTTACGGATGAGTTTAAAAACACTTCTCCACAGGCAGCAAAAGACTGGTCAAATCAGCAGGTCATGAATAAAAATGCCGGGGATTTAACAACCGGCATTGCGAAAGCTCTAAAAGGAGAATCCACTCCAAGGGAGGCTCTCGATGAAGTGGCTAAAATCTTCGATGACACCATAGAACAAAACAAAAAACAGCCATAG
- a CDS encoding sugar ABC transporter permease: MVVEKSKAMPMAIKKTNVETMKKAQRKKKLAPYLFVLPNLLIFLIFIIIPALMGLVYSFTSYNGVSDMKFTGLENYIRLFNNAEFWKIMLNTLIYAALVVPLVFAISLGIAMLMIKEMKARGLFRAIIFWPTMISFIIVGLSWKWIFGDSFGVITYLLEAGGLPPIKWLSDPVIAKITIVIATVWARVGFFMVIFIAGLQSIPASYYEAAQIDGANRSQLFWKITLPLLKPTSLLVFMLLIVESVKAYPLIFSLTGGGPAKETTLIVQYIFEFGFTKSEVGYASAMSVILFLLIGIFTLIQFKWAEGGKID, encoded by the coding sequence ATGGTAGTAGAAAAATCAAAGGCCATGCCGATGGCAATAAAAAAAACGAACGTAGAGACGATGAAAAAAGCGCAAAGAAAAAAGAAGCTTGCTCCTTATTTATTTGTTCTTCCAAATCTGTTAATTTTCCTAATATTCATAATCATTCCTGCTTTAATGGGACTTGTTTATTCGTTTACAAGCTATAATGGCGTATCAGATATGAAGTTTACAGGCCTGGAAAACTATATCCGATTGTTTAATAACGCAGAATTCTGGAAAATCATGCTGAATACGCTAATCTACGCAGCGCTTGTCGTACCGCTCGTTTTCGCGATTTCCCTGGGGATCGCCATGCTGATGATTAAGGAAATGAAGGCGCGAGGTCTTTTCAGAGCCATTATCTTCTGGCCGACCATGATTTCTTTCATCATCGTCGGCCTGTCCTGGAAATGGATATTTGGAGACAGCTTTGGAGTGATTACGTATCTGCTTGAAGCAGGCGGCCTTCCACCGATTAAATGGCTGTCGGATCCGGTTATAGCGAAGATTACCATTGTAATAGCGACTGTATGGGCCCGTGTCGGATTCTTTATGGTCATCTTTATTGCCGGGCTGCAAAGCATTCCAGCTTCCTACTATGAAGCTGCACAGATCGACGGAGCAAACAGAAGCCAGCTGTTCTGGAAAATTACACTCCCGCTCTTAAAGCCTACAAGCCTTCTTGTTTTTATGCTGCTGATCGTAGAATCGGTAAAGGCATATCCGCTCATCTTTTCCCTTACAGGAGGCGGACCTGCAAAGGAAACAACCCTGATTGTTCAATATATTTTTGAGTTCGGATTTACGAAAAGTGAAGTCGGCTATGCAAGTGCCATGTCGGTTATCTTGTTCCTGCTGATTGGTATTTTCACGCTGATCCAATTTAAATGGGCAGAAGGAGGGAAAATCGATTGA
- a CDS encoding carbohydrate ABC transporter permease, with amino-acid sequence MTQKAGFFTYLALILLALIFIAPVLWIFISSVKGPIDLYSWPPKFLPDSLSFENFTAAFSKGNFGLYFINSAIVAVSATILTLLINTMAGYALSKFRFKGDTLILFLFLSTLMIPIEVIMTPIFTVISKLGLYNNLLGLIIPPAATPMGVFLIRQYLLTVPDDLLEAARMDGAGEWRIFWTIIVPIAKPVIAVLTIFSFMWRWDDFIWPLIVISDPSKYTIQLALANFIGEFRVDWGSLLAMSVVTMIPILIVFLIFQKQFVKGMATSGMKE; translated from the coding sequence TTGACACAGAAAGCAGGTTTTTTTACATATCTTGCCTTGATCCTACTTGCCTTAATCTTCATTGCCCCCGTACTGTGGATTTTTATTTCTTCTGTTAAGGGGCCGATCGATTTGTATTCATGGCCGCCGAAGTTTTTGCCTGATTCGCTTTCATTTGAAAATTTTACGGCTGCCTTCAGCAAAGGGAATTTCGGACTGTATTTTATTAACAGTGCCATTGTAGCGGTATCCGCCACAATCCTGACATTGCTGATCAATACAATGGCTGGGTATGCGCTCTCCAAGTTTCGCTTTAAAGGAGATACACTCATTTTGTTTTTATTCCTTTCTACATTGATGATTCCAATAGAGGTCATCATGACTCCGATCTTTACGGTGATTAGCAAGCTCGGGCTTTATAATAATCTGCTTGGGCTGATTATTCCTCCCGCTGCTACTCCTATGGGAGTGTTCCTGATCCGTCAATATTTGCTGACGGTACCGGATGATCTGCTGGAAGCGGCAAGAATGGATGGAGCCGGAGAATGGAGAATTTTTTGGACGATCATCGTGCCGATTGCAAAGCCTGTAATTGCTGTCCTGACGATTTTCTCCTTCATGTGGAGATGGGACGACTTTATCTGGCCGCTTATTGTCATCAGTGATCCATCTAAATACACCATTCAGCTTGCCTTGGCAAATTTCATAGGGGAATTCAGAGTTGACTGGGGAAGCCTTCTTGCCATGTCTGTCGTGACCATGATTCCAATTTTGATTGTATTCCTCATTTTCCAGAAGCAATTTGTGAAAGGAATGGCTACTTCAGGTATGAAAGAATAA
- a CDS encoding trimeric intracellular cation channel family protein has translation MTWEVLSIIGTVAFAISGAIVAMEEEYDILGVYILGIVTAFGGGAIRNLLIGVPVSALWEQGLYFQIALFSITLVFVFPQFLMKHWNRWGNFTDAIGLSAFAIQGALYAAKMEHPLSAIVVAAVLTGSGGGIVRDMLARRKPLVLRAEIYAAWAIIGGFVIGLGWARSPFELYTLFVFITLFRIFSYMFHWKLPTRSIYGEKTHLEQ, from the coding sequence ATGACGTGGGAAGTATTAAGTATTATTGGCACGGTTGCCTTTGCGATCAGCGGCGCAATTGTTGCCATGGAAGAAGAGTATGACATTTTAGGTGTTTATATATTAGGCATTGTCACAGCCTTTGGCGGAGGAGCCATCCGGAACCTTTTGATCGGTGTCCCGGTTTCAGCCCTTTGGGAGCAGGGCCTTTACTTTCAAATCGCTCTCTTTTCCATCACACTGGTTTTTGTTTTTCCGCAATTTCTAATGAAGCATTGGAATCGCTGGGGCAATTTTACGGATGCAATTGGATTATCAGCATTCGCCATCCAGGGTGCCCTGTATGCTGCGAAGATGGAGCATCCTCTTAGCGCCATCGTTGTAGCGGCCGTTCTTACAGGAAGCGGTGGCGGGATTGTCCGCGATATGCTAGCCAGAAGAAAGCCTCTCGTTCTCAGGGCAGAAATTTATGCGGCATGGGCGATCATTGGCGGATTTGTTATCGGACTCGGCTGGGCCCGCTCCCCATTTGAATTGTATACACTGTTTGTTTTTATAACCCTTTTCAGAATTTTTTCCTATATGTTTCACTGGAAGCTCCCAACCCGAAGTATTTATGGGGAGAAAACTCATTTAGAACAATAA
- the hflX gene encoding GTPase HflX codes for MSDLSKTQPEQAIVVGCQLPFVSDEQFYYSLEELKSLIKTAQGSVLADISQKRDRLHPATCIGKGKLEELKSLTEELEPDVVIFNGELSPSQIRNLQKELEIKVIDRTQLILDIFAQRAQTREGKLQVELAQLDYLLPRLSGQGIHLSRQGGGIGARGPGETQLETDRRHINKRMVEIKQQLKTVISHRARYRERRKRNQAFQIALVGYTNAGKSTLFNRLTESDSFEENLLFATLDPMTRKMGLPSGYQALLTDTVGFIQDLPTTLVAAFRSTLEEAKEADLILHVVDTSSEDSINHEKTVFKLLEELEASSIPRLTIYNKKDKILPEFTPNTADPYIVISALNKQDLDDLKMKIEEQVKNEMVPYSMELPPDEGRLISQLKRDTIVQSFSFNEEKEAYEISGYAQEGDSKLPSKELADEDEW; via the coding sequence TTGAGTGATCTTTCAAAAACACAGCCTGAACAGGCAATTGTCGTCGGATGCCAGCTTCCATTTGTATCGGACGAACAATTTTATTATTCTTTAGAGGAACTTAAATCCCTTATAAAAACAGCACAGGGCAGCGTTTTAGCGGACATTTCCCAGAAACGGGACCGTCTTCACCCCGCAACCTGCATAGGAAAAGGAAAGCTTGAGGAATTAAAATCCCTTACAGAAGAACTTGAACCTGATGTGGTGATCTTTAACGGGGAGCTATCGCCAAGTCAAATCCGCAACCTTCAAAAAGAGCTTGAAATAAAGGTAATTGACCGGACCCAGCTGATTTTGGATATCTTTGCACAGCGCGCACAGACAAGGGAAGGAAAGCTGCAAGTTGAGCTTGCCCAGCTTGATTATCTGCTTCCGAGGCTTTCCGGACAAGGTATTCATTTATCAAGGCAGGGCGGCGGAATCGGAGCAAGAGGACCTGGTGAAACACAGCTCGAAACAGACCGGCGCCACATTAATAAACGAATGGTAGAAATCAAACAGCAGCTGAAAACGGTCATTAGCCACAGAGCCCGTTACCGTGAGCGCCGCAAACGTAATCAGGCGTTTCAAATCGCACTGGTCGGATATACGAATGCCGGGAAATCTACGTTGTTTAACAGGCTGACTGAATCCGATAGCTTTGAAGAGAATCTGCTTTTCGCTACGCTTGATCCGATGACCCGAAAAATGGGGCTGCCGAGCGGCTATCAAGCCCTTTTAACAGACACGGTGGGGTTCATACAGGATTTGCCGACTACACTTGTTGCTGCCTTCAGATCCACCTTGGAGGAGGCGAAAGAAGCCGATTTAATTTTGCATGTAGTCGATACATCCAGCGAGGACAGCATCAATCATGAGAAAACCGTTTTCAAACTCCTTGAGGAGCTGGAAGCGAGCTCCATTCCAAGACTGACAATTTATAATAAAAAAGATAAAATCCTGCCTGAATTCACACCAAATACAGCCGATCCATATATCGTGATAAGCGCATTGAATAAACAGGATCTTGATGACTTGAAAATGAAAATTGAGGAACAGGTAAAAAATGAAATGGTTCCATACTCAATGGAGCTGCCTCCAGACGAGGGAAGACTGATCTCTCAGCTGAAGCGCGATACAATTGTACAGTCCTTTTCATTTAATGAAGAAAAAGAAGCTTATGAAATCAGCGGATATGCTCAAGAAGGAGATTCTAAGCTTCCATCAAAAGAATTAGCAGATGAGGATGAATGGTAA
- a CDS encoding methionine gamma-lyase family protein, with the protein MLKQLKHGEKLSPLIRETEAQIADVLKSIDERIEANQYRVLQSYQAHKVSDSHFIPSTGYGYDDNGRDTLEKIYADVFGGEAALVRPQIISGTHAISIALFGVLRPGDELIYMTGRPYDTLEEIVGIRGEGIGSLKEFGIDYQHVDLKEDGTPDFEALKSAISGKTKMIGIQRSKGYASRPSFTISEIKEMIEFVKAINPELVVFVDNCYGEFIEELEPCHVGADLMAGSLIKNPGGGLAKTGGYITGKKPLVEACSFRMTSPGIGAEAGASLYSLQEMYQGFFLAPHVAGQALKGAVFTAAVLEKAGLKTSPSWDAVRTDLIQSVQFDNPARMIAFCQAIQFASPINSHVTPYPSYMPGYEDDVIMAAGTFIQGASIELSADGPLRSPYTAYVQGGLTYSHVKIAVSSALDFLLEKKLIAF; encoded by the coding sequence ATGCTGAAGCAATTAAAACACGGGGAGAAGCTTTCTCCGCTAATTAGGGAAACAGAAGCTCAAATCGCAGATGTGCTTAAGAGCATTGATGAACGAATAGAAGCGAATCAATACCGGGTCCTGCAAAGCTATCAGGCGCACAAAGTTAGTGATTCTCATTTTATTCCGTCTACCGGTTATGGATACGATGATAACGGACGGGACACCCTTGAAAAAATATACGCAGATGTGTTCGGCGGAGAGGCGGCACTTGTCCGTCCTCAAATTATTTCCGGAACGCATGCTATTTCCATTGCTTTGTTTGGAGTGCTCCGTCCCGGGGATGAATTGATTTATATGACCGGACGGCCGTATGATACGCTTGAAGAAATTGTCGGAATCAGGGGCGAAGGGATTGGTTCTTTAAAGGAATTTGGAATCGATTATCAGCACGTGGATTTAAAGGAAGACGGCACACCTGATTTTGAGGCGTTGAAAAGCGCAATTTCCGGAAAGACAAAAATGATCGGCATTCAAAGATCAAAAGGCTATGCCAGCCGTCCATCCTTTACCATTTCAGAAATCAAGGAAATGATTGAATTTGTGAAAGCCATCAATCCGGAGCTGGTTGTTTTTGTAGACAATTGCTACGGGGAATTTATTGAAGAGCTTGAGCCTTGCCACGTTGGGGCTGATTTAATGGCTGGCTCCCTTATTAAAAATCCCGGAGGAGGCCTTGCCAAGACAGGGGGCTACATAACGGGGAAAAAACCGCTTGTTGAAGCCTGTTCTTTCAGAATGACTTCACCGGGCATCGGAGCAGAAGCTGGTGCTTCCCTTTACAGTCTTCAGGAAATGTACCAGGGCTTTTTCCTTGCTCCTCACGTTGCCGGGCAAGCTCTGAAGGGAGCTGTATTTACTGCAGCTGTTCTGGAAAAAGCGGGATTAAAAACATCGCCATCATGGGATGCGGTTCGGACAGACTTAATCCAGTCTGTTCAATTTGACAATCCTGCCAGAATGATTGCTTTCTGCCAGGCTATCCAATTTGCCTCTCCCATCAATTCTCATGTTACCCCATATCCAAGCTATATGCCTGGCTATGAGGATGATGTCATTATGGCTGCAGGAACCTTTATACAGGGAGCAAGCATTGAATTGTCAGCTGACGGCCCGCTTAGGTCTCCTTATACTGCCTATGTGCAGGGCGGTCTGACTTATTCTCATGTGAAGATCGCAGTTAGCTCGGCATTAGATTTTTTGCTGGAGAAAAAGTTAATTGCCTTTTGA
- a CDS encoding MerR family transcriptional regulator, whose product MGDNIRRSMPLFPIGIVMQLTELSARQIRYYEEHELIFPARTEGNRRMFSFNDVDQLLEIKSLIEQRVNLAGIKQIFSRKEIPAVPQAEPVKAEKPDLTDEELRKLLKAEMAQGGNFNRPNLRQGDMSRFFH is encoded by the coding sequence ATGGGTGATAACATAAGACGCTCAATGCCTTTGTTTCCTATAGGGATTGTCATGCAGCTGACGGAATTGTCTGCAAGACAAATCCGTTACTATGAGGAGCATGAATTGATATTCCCTGCCCGGACAGAAGGCAATCGCCGGATGTTCTCGTTCAATGATGTAGATCAGCTTTTAGAGATTAAAAGCCTCATTGAGCAGCGCGTAAATCTCGCGGGCATTAAACAAATATTTTCCAGGAAAGAAATTCCGGCAGTCCCGCAGGCAGAACCTGTTAAAGCAGAGAAGCCTGATTTAACTGACGAAGAGCTGAGGAAGCTCCTTAAAGCCGAAATGGCACAGGGAGGAAACTTCAACAGACCGAATTTGCGTCAGGGAGACATGTCCAGGTTCTTTCATTAA
- the glnA gene encoding type I glutamate--ammonia ligase — protein sequence MSKYTKEDIVKLVNENNVKYIRLQFTDILGTIKNVEIPASQLEKALDNKMMFDGSSIEGFVRIEESDMYLYPDLDTFVIFPWTSEKGKVARFICDIYNPDGTPFDGDPRANLKRILGEMEELGFTDFNLGPEPEFFLFKLDEKGEPTLELNDKGGYFDLAPTDLGENCRRDIVLELEEMGFEIEASHHEVAPGQHEIDFKYASAVKACDDIQTFKLVVKTIARKHGLHATFMPKPLFGVNGSGMHCNLSLFKEGKNAFFDENGDLQMSDTARQFIAGIIKHAPNFTAVTNPTVNSYKRLVPGYEAPCYVAWSARNRSPLIRIPASRGISTRVEVRSVDPAANPYLAMAVLLAAGLDGIKNSMTPPKPIDRNIYVMNKEERLENGIVDLPSTLAGALENLKTDDTIVKALGSHLFEHFIEAKEIEWDMFRTQVHPWEREQYMSMY from the coding sequence ATGTCAAAGTATACCAAGGAAGACATCGTTAAGTTAGTAAACGAAAACAACGTAAAGTATATCCGTCTTCAATTCACGGATATACTGGGCACCATCAAAAATGTAGAAATCCCGGCAAGCCAGCTTGAAAAAGCGCTTGATAACAAAATGATGTTTGACGGATCTTCTATTGAAGGATTTGTGCGCATCGAGGAATCCGATATGTATCTATACCCGGATCTTGATACGTTCGTCATTTTCCCGTGGACTTCTGAAAAAGGAAAAGTTGCCCGCTTTATCTGTGATATTTATAATCCGGATGGCACTCCATTTGATGGAGATCCTCGTGCAAATCTTAAGCGGATCCTTGGCGAAATGGAAGAGCTGGGCTTTACGGATTTCAACCTTGGACCTGAACCTGAATTTTTCCTCTTCAAATTGGATGAAAAAGGCGAACCGACTCTTGAATTGAATGATAAAGGCGGATACTTCGACCTTGCTCCTACAGATCTTGGTGAAAACTGCCGCCGTGATATCGTGCTTGAGCTGGAAGAAATGGGATTCGAAATCGAAGCTTCCCACCACGAAGTAGCACCCGGGCAGCATGAAATCGATTTTAAATATGCAAGTGCTGTAAAAGCATGTGATGATATCCAAACGTTCAAATTAGTCGTAAAAACAATTGCGCGCAAACACGGTTTGCATGCGACATTCATGCCTAAACCGCTGTTCGGTGTAAACGGCTCTGGAATGCACTGCAACCTTTCTCTATTCAAAGAAGGGAAGAATGCGTTCTTCGACGAAAATGGAGATTTGCAGATGAGCGATACAGCTCGTCAATTCATCGCTGGAATTATCAAGCATGCGCCTAACTTTACAGCTGTTACAAACCCGACTGTGAACTCTTACAAGCGCCTTGTACCAGGCTATGAAGCTCCTTGCTATGTTGCATGGTCCGCACGCAACCGAAGCCCGCTGATCCGTATTCCGGCATCCCGCGGAATCTCTACCCGTGTAGAGGTACGCAGCGTAGATCCGGCAGCAAACCCATACCTGGCTATGGCTGTTCTTCTGGCAGCAGGATTGGACGGAATTAAAAACAGCATGACTCCGCCTAAACCGATTGACCGCAACATCTATGTCATGAACAAAGAAGAGCGCCTTGAAAACGGCATCGTGGATCTTCCTTCCACACTGGCTGGAGCGCTTGAAAACCTTAAAACGGATGATACAATCGTGAAAGCTCTGGGAAGCCACTTGTTCGAACATTTCATCGAAGCGAAAGAAATCGAATGGGATATGTTCCGCACACAAGTCCACCCTTGGGAACGCGAACAATATATGAGCATGTATTAA